A portion of the Corynebacterium rouxii genome contains these proteins:
- a CDS encoding SDR family oxidoreductase: MSYNMEKITETVVIVGASSEIAGRIAINLACNRDFVLLARQSERLTARGGLVSVLKELGARSVKVQEFNATDCTSIRPIISQIPRIDHAVVSFGILGDQNKAESDESHAAEIATIDYTAQIVVLTVLADIMKRQTHTSTITVFSSIAGWRPRRANYVYGSTKAGLDAFSQGLADSLHGSSVKMIIARPGFVIGHMTRGMKPAPMSVTPSIVAEAICSAITRSTKEKSTSTTLWIPSKLAILAAIMKLVPRRIWRKMPR; the protein is encoded by the coding sequence ATGAGCTACAACATGGAAAAAATAACAGAAACAGTCGTCATTGTAGGAGCTTCAAGCGAAATCGCAGGGAGGATTGCCATCAATCTTGCCTGCAACCGCGACTTTGTTCTCTTAGCGCGACAATCAGAACGTCTTACAGCCCGTGGGGGACTAGTGTCGGTGCTCAAAGAGCTAGGTGCACGTAGCGTCAAGGTCCAAGAATTCAACGCAACAGATTGTACGTCGATAAGGCCGATAATCAGCCAAATTCCACGCATTGATCACGCCGTAGTCAGTTTCGGAATCCTCGGTGACCAGAATAAAGCCGAATCAGACGAATCGCATGCAGCTGAAATCGCGACGATAGATTACACGGCACAAATTGTTGTGCTTACGGTGCTTGCCGACATCATGAAACGACAAACACATACATCTACGATCACTGTATTTTCATCTATCGCAGGATGGCGGCCTCGACGGGCCAACTACGTATACGGATCGACAAAAGCCGGACTCGATGCATTCAGCCAAGGACTTGCCGACTCTCTTCATGGCAGCTCAGTAAAAATGATCATCGCTCGACCAGGTTTCGTTATCGGACACATGACTCGAGGAATGAAACCCGCTCCTATGTCAGTTACTCCTAGCATCGTCGCCGAAGCGATTTGCTCAGCAATTACTCGATCAACAAAAGAAAAATCTACAAGCACAACGCTATGGATACCGTCGAAGCTAGCGATTCTTGCCGCAATAATGAAGCTCGTCCCACGCCGAATTTGGCGCAAAATGCCACGCTAA
- a CDS encoding M24 family metallopeptidase — protein MINTFPSSVYAKRLQQASQGAINHGLRGVVIGPGPQLEYLTGLRIDTHERFSALIIPADFSSLSDVVFVVPSVDRGDVVRSAIAEMGVTTQYWDDGEDAHTLAMNALSPLKDSEVIGVDDHLEAAHLINLMGLAGQGVSFVLANTVMSELFINKDPDEIAQLRSAGEAIDKVHAEVPHLITAGRTEAEVAEDLHRLIAQEHSAIDFIIVGSGPNGANPHHDFSDRILNTGDIVVVDIGGTFGAGYHSDCTRTFVVGGPQHAPSEAKNLYAVLEKAQEAAVAHVRPGVTAESVDNVAREIITQAGYGEYFIHRTGHGIGLSTHEEPFIMKGNKLVLQPGMAFSIEPGIYIPGKYGARIEDIVVVTESGCERLNNQPRTLQ, from the coding sequence ATGATCAATACATTTCCTTCAAGTGTGTATGCAAAAAGACTCCAGCAAGCTTCTCAAGGGGCAATCAATCACGGGCTTCGCGGTGTAGTAATTGGCCCAGGACCACAACTGGAATATCTCACTGGTCTACGCATAGATACCCACGAGCGTTTTAGTGCTTTGATAATCCCTGCAGATTTTTCTTCACTATCTGATGTGGTCTTTGTGGTGCCCTCAGTGGATCGAGGCGATGTAGTTCGCAGTGCCATAGCTGAAATGGGCGTTACAACCCAGTATTGGGATGATGGGGAAGACGCGCATACCCTAGCTATGAATGCCTTATCGCCGCTAAAAGACTCAGAGGTAATCGGAGTTGATGATCACCTTGAAGCGGCACATCTTATTAACCTGATGGGACTTGCAGGACAAGGGGTTTCATTTGTATTAGCAAACACTGTGATGAGCGAACTTTTTATCAATAAAGACCCTGATGAAATCGCACAACTTCGCTCTGCAGGTGAAGCAATCGACAAAGTTCATGCCGAAGTTCCCCACCTGATTACTGCAGGACGCACAGAAGCCGAAGTTGCAGAAGATCTTCATCGACTTATAGCCCAAGAGCATTCCGCAATCGATTTCATCATTGTTGGAAGTGGCCCGAATGGAGCGAATCCGCACCATGATTTTTCAGACCGTATCCTCAATACTGGTGACATCGTGGTCGTTGATATCGGAGGAACATTTGGAGCTGGATATCATTCGGATTGCACGCGCACTTTTGTCGTTGGTGGCCCGCAACACGCACCTTCCGAAGCTAAAAACCTATACGCAGTACTAGAAAAAGCCCAAGAGGCTGCAGTAGCTCACGTCCGCCCAGGGGTAACGGCCGAATCTGTAGATAATGTCGCGCGAGAGATCATCACGCAAGCAGGATATGGAGAATATTTCATTCACCGAACCGGACACGGAATCGGACTATCTACTCACGAAGAACCATTCATTATGAAAGGGAATAAGCTAGTACTTCAACCTGGAATGGCGTTTTCCATTGAGCCAGGAATCTATATTCCAGGAAAATACGGCGCCCGAATCGAGGACATAGTCGTCGTTACTGAATCAGGCTGTGAACGTTTAAATAACCAGCCGCGAACATTGCAATGA
- a CDS encoding DEAD/DEAH box helicase has product MNATVEPESHLSYFAARQNFPLDEFQIRGCQAVESGRGVLVCAPTGAGKTIVGEFAVSLALSQQTKCFYTTPIKALSNQKFHDLVKAHGEDKVGLLTGDVSINRDADIVVMTAEVLRNMIYADSEALDRLSHVVMDEIHFLSDSSRGAVWEEAILGLDAAVNVIGLSATVSNSEEFGRWLNTVRGDTKIIVSENRPVPLNQWMLVARRMHPLFEPGTTGEVNSRLVEHIERLEGTATDGTEYGRAQLKAGGFRNRSRAMDSDNRVSRRSPHHRSDKHRALSHPDVLHILQEQDMLPAITFIFSRAGCDAALHQCMRSSLVLTTQEESQEISDIITAGVAGIPEDDLRLLDYRRWRQALMRGFAAHHAGMLPAFRHVVEKLFTKGLVRAVFATETLALGINMPARTVVLEKLVKFNGEGHADLTPGQYTQLTGRAGRRGIDVIGNAVVRWAPAMDPGQVAGLASTRTYPLVSTFAPGYNMSVNLLKTIGFDPAHRLLEKSFAQFQADGSVVDDIKAIESLEKSVDQLTKQLHAAFDSHDQDGAGAVDSFLEYIHIRRELTEEERKHKRLAIEQRDMETTRVLSKLQLGDVIAMPGKKHPLLAVVVNPANNKKDPRVWITMETGWSGRVGPDAFAMPPVAIGHMRLSRQTIAQPRKNSRFVVDQFRKANFQRPRRLKTSPRNRPNATISALREQLRSHPAHHWRKREDLARVGEQLVRQQRMLEAAQRKVNEATDTLGRTFDRIVNLLAEYDYVEFRDGVPVITEEGENLCQIHNESDLLVAQCLKRGIWDDLDPAELAGVVSMCTFENRRETRGEPDAATEEMAKAMNNTVRIWEELSSDERRYRLPVTRYPEGGFALAMHQWAAGAPLGYCIAAAAESGAELTPGDFVRQCRQVVDLLEQVRSTAYNNDTRRAARKAIDAIRRGVVAIGN; this is encoded by the coding sequence ATGAATGCCACCGTGGAACCAGAATCACATTTAAGCTATTTTGCTGCACGTCAAAATTTTCCACTTGATGAATTTCAAATCCGAGGGTGCCAAGCGGTCGAAAGCGGCCGGGGTGTCCTCGTTTGTGCACCTACGGGAGCTGGAAAGACTATTGTCGGTGAATTTGCGGTTTCCCTAGCCCTTTCGCAACAGACTAAGTGTTTCTACACCACACCGATTAAGGCACTTAGTAATCAGAAATTCCACGACCTTGTAAAAGCTCATGGTGAAGATAAGGTCGGCCTGCTTACTGGTGATGTTTCCATCAACCGAGATGCCGACATAGTCGTCATGACTGCTGAAGTTCTTCGTAATATGATCTACGCAGATTCAGAGGCTTTAGATCGGCTCAGTCACGTCGTGATGGATGAAATTCACTTTTTGTCTGACTCCTCCCGTGGTGCAGTTTGGGAAGAAGCAATCCTTGGCCTTGACGCAGCTGTAAACGTGATCGGTTTATCCGCGACGGTGAGCAATTCAGAGGAATTCGGCCGGTGGCTTAATACTGTTCGCGGTGATACCAAAATTATTGTTTCGGAAAACCGCCCTGTGCCTCTCAACCAATGGATGCTCGTTGCCCGTCGTATGCATCCCTTATTTGAGCCCGGCACAACAGGAGAAGTCAATAGTCGTCTCGTCGAGCACATCGAGCGTCTCGAAGGAACGGCCACAGATGGCACAGAGTACGGCCGCGCCCAGCTCAAAGCTGGAGGATTTCGAAATAGATCTCGTGCGATGGACTCAGATAACCGAGTTTCTCGACGATCCCCGCACCACCGTTCGGACAAGCATCGAGCCTTATCACACCCAGATGTCCTTCATATCTTGCAAGAACAGGACATGTTACCTGCGATTACGTTTATTTTCTCTCGCGCCGGTTGTGACGCCGCGCTCCATCAATGTATGCGATCGAGCCTAGTCCTTACTACTCAAGAAGAATCACAAGAGATCTCCGATATCATCACCGCTGGAGTAGCGGGAATACCCGAAGATGATCTCCGTCTACTTGACTATCGTCGCTGGCGCCAAGCACTGATGCGTGGATTCGCGGCACATCATGCAGGTATGTTGCCTGCTTTTCGCCATGTCGTGGAAAAGCTATTTACCAAAGGACTAGTTCGAGCGGTGTTCGCCACAGAAACATTGGCACTTGGTATCAACATGCCGGCGCGCACGGTTGTTTTGGAAAAACTCGTGAAGTTTAATGGTGAAGGGCACGCCGACCTAACACCTGGACAATATACGCAGTTGACTGGACGTGCAGGCCGTCGAGGTATCGATGTCATTGGAAACGCGGTGGTGCGATGGGCACCGGCGATGGACCCAGGACAAGTTGCTGGACTTGCCTCTACTCGCACTTATCCATTGGTCTCTACCTTTGCGCCGGGTTACAACATGTCGGTGAACTTGCTGAAGACTATCGGCTTTGATCCAGCTCATCGCTTGTTAGAAAAATCTTTTGCCCAGTTCCAAGCTGATGGCAGTGTTGTCGATGATATTAAAGCAATCGAATCCTTAGAAAAATCCGTCGATCAATTAACTAAACAACTCCATGCTGCCTTTGATAGTCACGATCAAGACGGTGCAGGAGCCGTCGATAGTTTCTTGGAGTACATCCACATACGTCGTGAGCTCACCGAAGAAGAACGCAAACATAAGCGATTGGCTATTGAACAACGTGACATGGAAACGACAAGGGTATTAAGCAAGCTGCAGCTTGGTGATGTGATAGCAATGCCCGGTAAAAAGCATCCGCTACTAGCTGTAGTGGTTAATCCAGCCAATAATAAAAAAGACCCACGGGTATGGATCACGATGGAAACGGGTTGGTCTGGACGCGTAGGACCAGATGCATTTGCCATGCCTCCAGTAGCTATTGGGCATATGCGTTTGAGCAGGCAAACTATTGCACAACCACGGAAAAATTCGCGTTTTGTAGTTGACCAGTTCCGAAAAGCGAATTTCCAACGTCCTAGACGGCTGAAAACATCTCCGCGGAATCGTCCAAATGCGACTATTTCGGCGCTGAGGGAGCAGCTTCGTTCACACCCTGCACATCATTGGCGCAAGAGGGAAGATCTTGCTCGGGTGGGGGAACAGTTGGTGCGACAGCAACGCATGCTCGAGGCAGCTCAACGCAAAGTCAACGAGGCAACCGATACGCTTGGCCGTACTTTCGATCGAATTGTTAACTTGCTCGCCGAATATGATTACGTCGAATTCCGTGATGGGGTTCCTGTCATTACTGAAGAAGGCGAAAACCTCTGCCAGATTCATAACGAGTCTGATCTATTAGTGGCACAATGTCTCAAGCGGGGAATCTGGGATGACCTAGATCCTGCTGAATTAGCTGGTGTAGTTAGCATGTGTACTTTTGAAAATCGCCGAGAAACTCGTGGAGAACCTGACGCTGCAACCGAAGAAATGGCGAAAGCCATGAACAACACCGTACGGATTTGGGAGGAACTTAGCAGTGACGAGCGTCGTTATAGGCTACCCGTCACTAGGTATCCCGAAGGTGGATTCGCATTGGCGATGCATCAGTGGGCGGCCGGCGCTCCGCTCGGTTATTGTATTGCTGCTGCCGCGGAATCCGGAGCCGAGCTTACGCCTGGAGATTTTGTTCGCCAATGCCGACAGGTTGTCGATTTGCTCGAACAAGTACGATCGACTGCTTACAATAATGACACCCGGCGCGCAGCGCGCAAGGCTATCGACGCTATACGCAGAGGCGTCGTAGCGATCGGAAACTAG
- a CDS encoding tRNA (cytidine(34)-2'-O)-methyltransferase, producing MSKLHIVFDNPVIPNNTGNAIRTSAVTGASLHLIEPLGFNFEDKNLKRAGLDYHDLADVHIHSTFDACMNALPLSRVFAFSSHATTWYTDIEYKEGDVLLFGTEPTGLPIEHLEHPRVTQQVRIPMLPARRSMNLSNCASIAIYEAWRQLGFEGAQ from the coding sequence ATGAGTAAGCTTCATATCGTTTTTGATAATCCAGTAATTCCTAATAACACAGGTAATGCTATTAGGACTTCCGCCGTAACTGGTGCAAGTTTGCACCTTATTGAGCCGCTGGGGTTTAACTTTGAAGACAAGAACCTCAAACGTGCAGGATTGGATTACCACGACTTAGCTGATGTCCATATTCATTCGACTTTCGATGCCTGCATGAATGCTTTACCGCTTTCTAGGGTCTTTGCTTTTTCCTCTCATGCAACCACTTGGTACACCGATATCGAATATAAAGAAGGTGATGTCCTCCTATTCGGTACCGAACCGACAGGATTACCAATTGAACACCTTGAACATCCTCGCGTTACTCAGCAGGTACGAATCCCCATGTTACCGGCACGTCGTTCCATGAATCTTTCTAATTGCGCATCCATCGCGATTTATGAAGCCTGGCGCCAGTTGGGCTTTGAAGGGGCACAATAG
- the tatC gene encoding twin-arginine translocase subunit TatC, protein MSNVDVQSATKATRVRRNRIHNPFSVRPKRPTDGSMSLVEHLQELRRRVIISVLALIVGTIVGFMWYQHPVNLHWFTLRSLGDILRGPYCSLPPENRAVLTLDGECRLIATSPFEMFMLRLKVGALAGSVFASPVWLQQLWAFITPGLMKNERRWTLFFVTAAVTLFVSGAVLAYFVIAVGLQFLLTMGGEFQVTALSGGQYFNFILTLLVMFGVSFEVPLIIAMLNLAGILSYESIKDKRRIIIVSVFIFAAFMTPGQDPYSMVALGASLCLLVELAIQFTRLNDKRRKNTRPDWMDVDDEHASTLTPASDSLDSSTLIASSDPITPSSPIAASAPEFPAAVTPSALERPQRLDTQSNFDDVL, encoded by the coding sequence ATGAGCAACGTTGATGTTCAGTCCGCTACCAAGGCGACGAGGGTTCGTCGGAATCGGATTCATAATCCTTTTTCTGTGCGTCCGAAACGTCCTACCGATGGCTCGATGTCTCTTGTAGAGCATTTGCAAGAACTTCGCCGTAGAGTAATCATCTCAGTTTTGGCCTTAATTGTTGGCACCATCGTGGGGTTCATGTGGTATCAACACCCAGTCAATCTCCATTGGTTTACGCTACGTTCCCTTGGCGATATCTTGCGCGGACCATACTGTTCGCTTCCACCTGAAAACAGGGCAGTGTTAACTCTTGACGGTGAATGCAGACTCATCGCCACCAGCCCGTTTGAGATGTTTATGCTTCGCCTCAAAGTTGGCGCGCTTGCAGGTTCAGTCTTCGCTTCGCCAGTGTGGCTGCAACAGCTGTGGGCTTTTATCACGCCAGGATTGATGAAAAACGAACGCCGGTGGACGTTATTTTTTGTCACAGCGGCAGTTACCTTATTCGTTTCCGGTGCTGTTTTAGCCTATTTTGTTATCGCAGTTGGTCTGCAGTTTCTACTCACAATGGGTGGTGAGTTTCAGGTAACCGCGTTGTCTGGCGGCCAATACTTCAATTTCATCCTCACCCTGCTTGTCATGTTCGGTGTGAGCTTTGAGGTACCACTTATTATCGCAATGCTCAATCTCGCCGGAATTTTAAGCTATGAATCAATCAAAGATAAGCGACGCATCATTATCGTATCTGTCTTTATTTTTGCTGCATTCATGACGCCAGGCCAAGATCCATATTCAATGGTGGCGCTCGGCGCGTCATTATGCCTGCTTGTAGAACTCGCGATTCAATTCACTCGGTTGAACGACAAACGGCGTAAGAATACACGTCCAGATTGGATGGACGTTGATGATGAGCATGCATCTACGCTCACACCAGCATCCGATTCTCTTGACAGCAGTACACTTATTGCTTCTTCAGATCCAATCACACCAAGCAGTCCTATCGCCGCATCGGCCCCAGAATTTCCGGCAGCTGTGACTCCTTCCGCATTAGAACGACCACAACGGCTTGATACACAATCAAATTTTGATGACGTACTTTAG
- the tatA gene encoding Sec-independent protein translocase subunit TatA, with the protein MNLGPTEILLILVIVVLLFGAKKLPDAARSLGRSMRIFKSEVKEMSNDDQRYEEQQQQRQIAAQAQQQVVNPVEIPQPQPTDIQRPQQ; encoded by the coding sequence ATGAACCTAGGACCTACCGAAATCCTGTTAATCCTCGTCATCGTTGTACTGCTTTTTGGCGCCAAAAAGCTCCCCGATGCAGCGCGTTCTCTTGGCCGCTCTATGCGCATCTTTAAGTCTGAAGTAAAAGAAATGAGCAATGACGATCAACGCTATGAGGAGCAACAGCAGCAGCGCCAGATCGCAGCACAGGCTCAGCAACAAGTTGTCAATCCTGTAGAGATTCCACAGCCACAGCCAACTGATATTCAGCGTCCACAGCAATAA
- a CDS encoding helix-turn-helix transcriptional regulator translates to MIKIESTYRNNANHRLADLVRLLNLLPYFQAHPGRSMMEAAVDLGSTPSQIKEDLNRLFCCGPGTFPDELVDLDAQLQSVTILDSQGMDAPLRLTRTEAGALLLSLEYLEQFPELVHMETVKSAAKKLREIMGPESSAVFDSQHFEDTPPAEPVIDVIRDSMAQRVQLRFVYYSRAKDTTTERIVSATRLFSADGSTYLVGWDHKAQSHRTFLTTQIRDVWLSTKPAQPHVSSLHFDASDPFELQTAEQHIEIEICESAQWLTTVFPLEDVQPAHNGWIRAVMPVFSTSWLIDTLKRNADRMRLRDVRSPLANSVRESAKLGLTAYASEHAEGNQFEGKESLE, encoded by the coding sequence TTGATTAAAATAGAGTCTACTTATCGCAATAACGCCAATCACCGACTTGCTGATCTGGTCCGTTTGCTTAATTTGTTGCCCTACTTTCAAGCTCACCCAGGACGTTCCATGATGGAGGCTGCGGTTGATTTAGGATCGACGCCAAGCCAAATTAAAGAAGACCTCAACCGACTGTTTTGTTGTGGTCCAGGCACCTTTCCCGATGAACTAGTTGATCTTGATGCACAACTTCAATCTGTAACTATCCTTGATAGTCAAGGCATGGACGCTCCGCTTCGACTTACACGAACTGAAGCAGGTGCGTTGCTACTATCTTTGGAATATCTCGAACAATTTCCTGAATTAGTTCACATGGAAACGGTAAAAAGTGCAGCTAAAAAACTTCGAGAAATTATGGGCCCCGAATCTTCCGCTGTATTCGATTCGCAGCATTTTGAAGATACTCCTCCCGCAGAACCAGTTATTGATGTCATTCGCGACTCTATGGCTCAACGGGTGCAACTTCGATTTGTTTACTATTCCCGCGCAAAAGACACCACAACAGAACGAATAGTTAGCGCTACTCGGCTTTTTAGCGCTGATGGATCCACCTACTTAGTTGGTTGGGACCACAAAGCTCAATCACACCGAACGTTTTTGACGACTCAGATTCGCGATGTGTGGTTGAGTACAAAACCTGCCCAGCCACACGTATCTTCTTTGCACTTCGATGCCTCCGACCCGTTTGAGCTCCAAACAGCTGAACAACACATTGAAATTGAAATATGCGAATCCGCCCAATGGCTAACCACGGTATTTCCACTCGAAGACGTTCAGCCCGCACACAACGGCTGGATTCGAGCGGTCATGCCAGTATTCTCCACTTCGTGGCTCATTGATACTTTAAAACGCAATGCAGACCGCATGCGTTTAAGAGACGTCAGATCTCCTCTAGCTAATAGCGTGCGTGAGTCAGCCAAATTGGGCTTGACCGCGTATGCTAGTGAACATGCCGAGGGCAATCAGTTTGAGGGGAAAGAGTCCTTAGAATGA
- a CDS encoding helix-turn-helix transcriptional regulator yields MGKDVALERIVNLTFAFLRAETQGRHYISADWVIKHVDGYAKNSAGQIRSDAAAHQLFKRDRAALDRAGVPIETIATGAQTLYRLRTEDYSLPEVTFTPEEATVLALAGQMGLGDELATFSRSGWTKIAASGVQRELTSTPRYTPVNDVNAIAVRDFDAILAARTHRSAITFDYYETSTSSPQQRVMDPWSIVSERDRVYLVGYDHDRQAPRCFRITKVAGIRRVDSETDFVEPDANIDLQQLVKEQLRRGKLLVNSVIAVQSGKAQELTSRGEWQQDGTLLLRDVDRDWLVRTLARYAPHARALSPTDLITDVVSLLKQAAGVD; encoded by the coding sequence ATGGGTAAAGATGTAGCGCTGGAAAGAATCGTGAATTTGACCTTTGCATTTTTGCGCGCCGAAACCCAAGGCAGACACTATATTTCAGCTGACTGGGTTATCAAACATGTTGATGGTTATGCAAAAAATTCTGCAGGTCAGATCCGCAGCGATGCTGCTGCGCATCAATTATTCAAACGTGATCGCGCAGCCCTTGACCGCGCCGGTGTTCCGATCGAAACAATCGCTACCGGTGCACAAACTCTTTATCGTTTGCGCACTGAAGATTATTCACTTCCTGAAGTGACTTTCACTCCTGAAGAAGCGACGGTTTTAGCACTGGCTGGACAAATGGGCCTAGGAGACGAATTAGCTACTTTTTCTCGATCTGGGTGGACTAAAATTGCAGCTAGCGGTGTTCAACGCGAGCTCACGAGCACTCCTCGGTACACGCCAGTAAACGACGTTAATGCTATTGCTGTCCGCGATTTTGATGCGATCTTAGCTGCCCGCACACACCGAAGTGCCATAACTTTTGATTATTACGAAACGTCTACTTCGTCGCCTCAACAACGCGTTATGGATCCGTGGTCGATTGTGAGCGAACGAGACCGAGTTTATCTAGTTGGCTACGATCATGATAGACAAGCACCTCGTTGTTTTCGCATCACGAAAGTTGCTGGGATCCGACGCGTTGATTCAGAAACTGATTTTGTAGAGCCAGATGCCAACATTGACCTTCAACAATTAGTAAAAGAACAACTTCGTCGTGGGAAGCTGCTCGTCAACTCAGTGATCGCGGTGCAGTCAGGCAAGGCACAGGAGTTGACAAGTAGGGGAGAATGGCAACAAGACGGCACATTGTTACTTCGCGATGTCGACCGTGATTGGTTGGTGCGAACGCTTGCACGATATGCGCCGCATGCACGAGCGCTCAGCCCTACCGATCTCATTACTGATGTCGTATCGCTGCTCAAACAAGCTGCAGGGGTTGATTAA
- the pafA gene encoding Pup--protein ligase gives MFRKVDSKSVGEHERTVFTRRITGIETEYGITCVGVNSRRCFGADEVARYMFRPVVEEWGGSNVFIPNGARLYLDVGSHPEYASAECDSLSQLIAYDRAGDKIVDQLARRAETALAAEGIGGRVYLFKNNLDSLGNSYGCHENYLVSRDVVLKTLGKQLLPFLITRQLICGAGSIQDGQFQVSQRADHVWEGVSSATTRSRPIINTRDEPHADSHRFRRLHVIVGDSNMSETTCALKIGSTQLVLEMIEAGVLSHDLELSNEIAAIREISRDITGMAPVPLKNGTSMAAIEIQRRYAEKALRWLEQRDDAEGTPNTEMHKVVSLWLDTISAIESNDLQALSRDIDWAIKLSLLRRAQRRIGCSESDFTHPKLAQLDLAYHDIRLDRGIFPVLESKQLVNRWINDTDIENATRIAPSTTRAALRGEFLAAARHLNAPISADWLRLKVNRPEPQIIELTDPFENTDDRVDQLISYMRAHADSYNTETANS, from the coding sequence ATGTTCAGAAAGGTGGACAGTAAATCCGTGGGCGAGCACGAACGCACAGTTTTTACACGACGAATCACGGGCATAGAGACCGAATACGGAATCACTTGTGTCGGCGTCAACAGTCGTCGGTGCTTCGGTGCGGATGAGGTAGCACGCTATATGTTCCGTCCCGTTGTGGAGGAATGGGGAGGCTCCAACGTGTTTATCCCCAACGGGGCGCGGCTATACTTGGACGTGGGTTCCCACCCCGAATATGCTTCTGCCGAATGTGATTCGCTTTCCCAGTTAATCGCCTATGACCGTGCTGGCGATAAAATTGTTGATCAATTAGCACGACGGGCGGAAACTGCACTAGCAGCGGAAGGAATTGGAGGCAGGGTTTACCTATTTAAGAACAATCTTGACTCGCTCGGAAATTCCTACGGCTGCCATGAGAATTATCTTGTAAGCAGAGACGTTGTCCTCAAAACTCTGGGAAAACAACTTCTGCCGTTTCTAATTACCCGTCAGCTTATTTGCGGAGCTGGATCGATCCAAGATGGGCAATTTCAAGTCTCTCAACGAGCTGACCACGTGTGGGAGGGCGTATCTAGCGCCACCACTAGGTCCCGTCCAATTATTAATACTCGAGATGAACCGCATGCAGATTCCCATCGTTTTCGAAGACTCCATGTCATCGTCGGCGATTCAAACATGTCCGAGACAACATGTGCGTTGAAGATAGGCTCCACACAACTGGTCCTTGAGATGATTGAAGCTGGTGTTTTAAGCCATGACCTTGAGCTGAGCAATGAAATTGCCGCCATTAGGGAAATCTCTCGAGATATTACCGGCATGGCTCCAGTGCCGCTGAAAAACGGAACATCGATGGCAGCCATTGAAATCCAGCGTCGATATGCCGAAAAAGCTCTGCGCTGGCTCGAGCAACGCGACGACGCAGAAGGAACGCCAAACACTGAAATGCACAAGGTTGTGTCATTGTGGCTCGATACTATCTCGGCTATCGAATCGAACGATCTCCAAGCTCTATCTCGGGATATCGACTGGGCTATCAAATTATCGCTATTGCGCCGAGCTCAGCGTCGCATTGGTTGCAGTGAGTCTGACTTTACTCATCCAAAATTGGCGCAATTAGATTTGGCATACCACGATATTCGCCTTGACCGAGGCATTTTTCCTGTTTTGGAATCGAAGCAGTTAGTCAATAGGTGGATCAACGATACCGATATAGAAAATGCCACACGCATTGCGCCGTCAACCACCCGCGCAGCTCTGCGCGGAGAGTTTTTAGCTGCGGCTAGACATCTTAACGCGCCCATATCTGCTGATTGGCTGCGGCTTAAAGTAAACCGACCAGAACCTCAAATTATTGAGCTTACTGATCCATTTGAAAACACGGATGACCGTGTGGATCAACTCATTAGCTACATGAGAGCTCATGCAGATTCGTACAATACAGAAACTGCCAATTCATAG
- a CDS encoding ubiquitin-like protein Pup, whose protein sequence is MNQNGSQIHSGGNGHSDDTDTHGVSAGQVSINTAGVDDLLDEIDGLLESNAEEFVRSYVQKGGQ, encoded by the coding sequence ATGAACCAGAACGGTAGCCAAATTCATTCCGGCGGCAATGGACACTCTGACGATACTGACACTCATGGGGTTTCAGCTGGTCAAGTAAGTATCAACACTGCTGGAGTTGATGATCTTTTGGACGAAATTGACGGTCTTTTGGAATCAAACGCTGAAGAGTTCGTTCGTTCCTATGTTCAGAAAGGTGGACAGTAA